A single genomic interval of Bradyrhizobium japonicum USDA 6 harbors:
- a CDS encoding helix-turn-helix transcriptional regulator, producing the protein MDDQSHGKMPLASSRRESRGPDLFSFIECAIQTRSIAALFDLLVNFASNEGFDKVAYGALSCSNERRLPEYLPPPPTINFPSDWCQRYAEQEYQAIDPVVRRTAMLPRPFLWDELTSRYELQPRELRVLREAKEAGLKHGMSVPLFGSQGRSAFVSFASPFDDADPQDRMAHLTTLASAFHNAVAQITPPLDESCETDIPLTPRETECLYWVAEGKSAWVIGQLVNVTDNTVNFHMKNVIRKLGAANRTNAVAKATRRGII; encoded by the coding sequence ATGGATGACCAGTCGCACGGCAAAATGCCACTCGCTTCAAGCAGACGGGAAAGTCGCGGGCCCGACCTATTCAGCTTCATCGAGTGCGCTATACAGACAAGATCAATCGCAGCGCTGTTCGATCTTCTTGTGAATTTCGCGAGCAATGAAGGCTTTGATAAAGTCGCCTACGGAGCACTCTCCTGCTCCAATGAGCGTCGTTTGCCAGAGTATCTACCGCCCCCGCCAACTATAAACTTCCCGTCTGATTGGTGCCAACGCTATGCTGAACAAGAATATCAAGCGATCGACCCGGTGGTCCGGCGGACAGCAATGCTGCCAAGGCCCTTTCTTTGGGATGAACTAACCAGTCGATATGAACTGCAGCCCCGTGAGCTGCGCGTCTTACGCGAGGCCAAAGAAGCAGGCCTTAAGCATGGCATGAGCGTGCCATTGTTTGGATCGCAAGGCCGATCGGCTTTCGTATCGTTTGCATCTCCTTTCGATGATGCCGATCCACAGGATCGCATGGCTCATCTCACGACATTGGCGTCGGCGTTTCACAACGCTGTCGCGCAGATTACACCGCCGCTTGATGAGAGTTGCGAGACAGACATTCCGCTAACACCGCGAGAAACAGAGTGCCTATACTGGGTCGCAGAGGGGAAGTCAGCCTGGGTAATCGGGCAACTTGTTAACGTCACTGATAATACCGTCAATTTCCACATGAAGAACGTCATCAGAAAGCTAGGGGCGGCAAACCGGACAAATGCTGTAGCCAAAGCAACCCGGCGCGGCATCATTTAG
- a CDS encoding SET domain-containing protein, with protein MLIVDTILKPDRFGGIGLFSATRLPKGSLIWIHNPIVDITVTPEQYEALAPTFQALLDKHAYPRDYKAYDGVIEYNADNARFMNHSSRPNTYQDDRRVFTARDVQPGEELTCNYLFFDPRCDVSWNEEPSMNLDAPTG; from the coding sequence ATGCTGATCGTCGACACAATTTTGAAGCCAGACAGGTTTGGCGGTATTGGACTTTTCTCCGCGACTCGTTTGCCCAAAGGTTCGTTGATCTGGATTCACAACCCAATCGTTGACATCACGGTGACGCCTGAACAATACGAAGCCCTAGCTCCAACATTCCAAGCGCTACTTGATAAGCATGCCTATCCAAGAGACTACAAGGCTTACGATGGTGTTATCGAGTACAATGCTGACAATGCCCGCTTCATGAACCACAGCAGCCGCCCAAACACATACCAAGACGACCGCCGAGTTTTCACAGCCCGTGACGTACAACCCGGTGAAGAACTGACCTGCAATTACTTATTTTTCGATCCACGGTGTGACGTATCGTGGAATGAAGAACCATCCATGAATCTTGATGCCCCAACGGGCTAG
- a CDS encoding J domain-containing protein: MLSDTSKFFASIRINKQEAQEERRTAVRCEWPDCQNKATHPAPKGRHNAREYWHFCIEHAREYNQSYNFFSGMDAEAIARYQNDALTGHRPTWKIGEPISARKMTGSPAHSEDDCDAFCMLAELKGRARAEARPETRKLFNAKRKALQVMGLNVDATLGDIKARYRAMVKRHHPDANGGDRSTEQRLVEIIKAYHYLKTVVRES; this comes from the coding sequence ATGCTGAGCGACACATCCAAATTCTTCGCCTCCATTCGCATCAACAAGCAGGAAGCGCAGGAGGAGCGCCGGACCGCGGTGCGATGCGAATGGCCTGATTGCCAGAACAAGGCAACCCATCCCGCGCCAAAGGGCCGCCACAATGCGCGCGAATATTGGCACTTCTGCATCGAGCATGCTCGCGAATACAATCAGTCCTACAATTTCTTCTCCGGGATGGACGCCGAAGCGATCGCGCGCTACCAGAATGACGCGCTGACGGGCCATCGTCCAACTTGGAAAATCGGCGAGCCCATCAGCGCCCGCAAGATGACCGGCAGCCCGGCCCATTCCGAGGACGACTGCGATGCTTTTTGCATGCTCGCTGAGCTGAAGGGACGCGCCCGCGCGGAGGCCAGGCCTGAGACGCGCAAGCTTTTCAATGCCAAGCGGAAAGCGTTGCAGGTGATGGGCCTGAATGTCGATGCGACGCTCGGAGATATCAAGGCGAGGTACAGGGCGATGGTCAAGAGGCACCACCCCGATGCCAATGGCGGCGACCGCTCTACGGAGCAGCGCCTGGTCGAGATCATCAAGGCCTACCATTACCTGAAGACCGTGGTGCGGGAGAGCTAA